In Alosa sapidissima isolate fAloSap1 chromosome 4, fAloSap1.pri, whole genome shotgun sequence, the following are encoded in one genomic region:
- the def6b gene encoding differentially expressed in FDCP 6 homolog isoform X1, with translation MELRAELLKSIWHAFTSLDVGESGKVSKSQLKVLSHNLCTALCITHDKQALELHFRDDDDGPVSSQGYMPYLNTYILDKAVEGTFKKEEVDRLCWTLCSTKNYHPEKHGSSALSKNDAFHLWCLFNFLSEDKYPLVLVPEEVEYLIKKICSAMSVELSCVDIEDFICQNDMQSGVNVWAFLDLMNSGVVTRGVDRESITMAIEEVYGEIVGNTLKEGYLWKKGHLRRNWTERWFSLKVSSLAYYTSEDRKDCKGVIEMDQNCCVEVLPDREGKRCMFCVKTLSKTYEMSAPDTKQRQEWTTAIQTAIRLCVEGKTSLHRELKLRRRDQREERERRRATKEEELRRLRLLQDEREQRLVELELLQEAQRQAQATLEQEEQKRRLQHEQLQRALQEQLQEAEEARANMQAEMAAKEAEAERQQRRIRELEAMQVQLEEALQLEIRARQDEEACRKTQARLLAEEEDKMKALLTLQEEQEDFILRTQREKQELRQEMENKSKALEEAQQQLEKVRASRHRVDQDIAAAQRKLRQASTSVKHWNIQMNRLMHPIGPGGVCVERRASIGGTPTTPTRLSSLRDSGLRLSLKCADKEDRKESQTGAYSNSRPVEESDASGDDTGIPMQTSNGSIESAN, from the exons ATGGAGCTTCGCGCGGAACTACTAAAGTCAATCTGGCATGCCTTCACCTCGCTAGACGTGGGAGAGAGCGGCAAAGTGTCTAAGTCCCAGCTAAAG GTCCTCTCCCACAACCTATGTACCGCCCTGTGCATCACCCATGACAAGCAGGCTCTGGAGCTGCACTTCAGGGACGATGATGACGGGCCTGTCTCAAGTCAAGGCTACATGCCCTACCTCAACACCTACATCCTAGACAAG GCTGTGGAAGGGACATTCAAGAAGGAGGAGGTCGACAGGCTCTGCTGGACGCTTTGCTCTACAAAGAACTACCATCCTGAGAAACATGGCTCCAGCGCTTTATCTAAGAATGATGCCTTCCACCTCTGGTGTCTATTTAACTTCCTGTCTGAGGACAAGTACCCTCTGGTGTTGGTCCCTGAGGAG GTGGAGTACCTGATAAAGAAGATCTGCTCGGCCATGAGTGTGGAGCTGAGCTGTGTCGACATCGAGGACTTCATTTGCCAGAATGACATGCAGAGTGGCGTCAATGTTTGGGCCTTCCTGGATCTGATGAATTCTGGAGTTGTCACAAGAGGCGTTGATAGAGAATCCATTACCATGGCGATTGAAGAGGTCTATGGCGAGATAGTGGGCAATACTTTGAAAGAG gGATACTTGTGGAAGAAGGGCCATCTTCGTCGAAACTGGACAGAGCGATGGTTTTCGCTGAAGGTGAGCTCACTGGCCTACTACACCAGTGAGGACCGCAAAGACTGTAAAGGTGTCATCGAGATGGACCAAAACTGCTGTGTAGAG GTGCTGCCAgacagggagggaaagagatgtATGTTTTGTGTCAAGACACTCTCCAAAACCTATGAGATGAGCGCACCTGACACCAAACAGAGGCAAGAGTGGACCACAG CCATTCAGACAGCCATCCgactgtgtgtggaggggaagaCCTCCCTGCACCGGGAGCTGAAACTGCGGCGGCGTGACCAGCGCGAGGAACGCGAGAGGAGACGCGCGACCAAAGAGGAGGAGCTGCGGCGCCTGCGCCTCCTCCAGGACGAGCGGGAGCAGCGGCTGGTGGAGCTGGAGCTCCTGCAGGAGGCGCAACGGCAGGCCCAGGCCACgctggagcaggaggagcagaagaggcGCCTGCAGCACGAGCAGCTGCAGAGGGCCCTGCAGGAGCAGCTACAGGAGGccgaggag gctcgGGCAAACATGCAGGCGGAGATGGCCGCTAAGGAGGCAGAGGCGGAGCGTCAGCAGCGGCGGATCCGTGAGCTGGAGGCCATGCAGGTCCAGCTGGAGGAGGCGCTGCAGCTGGAGATCAGAGCCCGGCAGGACGAGGAGGCCTGCCGCAAGACACAGGCCCG ACTGCTGGCTGAGGAAGAGGATAAGATGAAGGCCTTGCTGACCCtccaggaggagcaggaggacttCATTCTCCGTACCCAGCGAGAGAAGCAGGAGCTCAGGCAGGAGATGGAGAACAAGTCCAAGGCTTTGGAGGAGGCCCAGCAGCAGCTGGAGAAAGTCAGGGCTAGCCGCCACAGAGTGGATCAGGACATTGCG GCTGCCCAGAGGAAACTACGCCAGGCCAGCACCAGTGTCAAGCACTGGAACATCCAGATGAACAGACTCATGCATCCCATCGgacctggaggtgtgtgtgtag AAAGAAGAGCCTCTATCGGGGGAACTCCCACCACGCCGACACGTCTGTCATCCCTCAGGGACTCGGGGCTGCGTCTGTCACTGAAGTGCGCCGATAAAGAGGACAGAAAAGAGTCGCAGACGGGTGCTTATAGCAACAGCAGGCCTGTGGAGGAGAGTGACGCCTCTGGCGACGACACAGGAATTCCTATGCAAACCTCCAATGGGAGTATAGAGTCTGCCAACTGA
- the def6b gene encoding differentially expressed in FDCP 6 homolog isoform X2, which translates to MELRAELLKSIWHAFTSLDVGESGKVSKSQLKVLSHNLCTALCITHDKQALELHFRDDDDGPVSSQGYMPYLNTYILDKAVEGTFKKEEVDRLCWTLCSTKNYHPEKHGSSALSKNDAFHLWCLFNFLSEDKYPLVLVPEEVEYLIKKICSAMSVELSCVDIEDFICQNDMQSGVNVWAFLDLMNSGVVTRGVDRESITMAIEEVYGEIVGNTLKEGYLWKKGHLRRNWTERWFSLKVSSLAYYTSEDRKDCKGVIEMDQNCCVEVLPDREGKRCMFCVKTLSKTYEMSAPDTKQRQEWTTAIQTAIRLCVEGKTSLHRELKLRRRDQREERERRRATKEEELRRLRLLQDEREQRLVELELLQEAQRQAQATLEQEEQKRRLQHEQLQRALQEQLQEAEEARANMQAEMAAKEAEAERQQRRIRELEAMQVQLEEALQLEIRARQDEEACRKTQARLLAEEEDKMKALLTLQEEQEDFILRTQREKQELRQEMENKSKALEEAQQQLEKVRASRHRVDQDIAAAQRKLRQASTSVKHWNIQMNRLMHPIGPGERRASIGGTPTTPTRLSSLRDSGLRLSLKCADKEDRKESQTGAYSNSRPVEESDASGDDTGIPMQTSNGSIESAN; encoded by the exons ATGGAGCTTCGCGCGGAACTACTAAAGTCAATCTGGCATGCCTTCACCTCGCTAGACGTGGGAGAGAGCGGCAAAGTGTCTAAGTCCCAGCTAAAG GTCCTCTCCCACAACCTATGTACCGCCCTGTGCATCACCCATGACAAGCAGGCTCTGGAGCTGCACTTCAGGGACGATGATGACGGGCCTGTCTCAAGTCAAGGCTACATGCCCTACCTCAACACCTACATCCTAGACAAG GCTGTGGAAGGGACATTCAAGAAGGAGGAGGTCGACAGGCTCTGCTGGACGCTTTGCTCTACAAAGAACTACCATCCTGAGAAACATGGCTCCAGCGCTTTATCTAAGAATGATGCCTTCCACCTCTGGTGTCTATTTAACTTCCTGTCTGAGGACAAGTACCCTCTGGTGTTGGTCCCTGAGGAG GTGGAGTACCTGATAAAGAAGATCTGCTCGGCCATGAGTGTGGAGCTGAGCTGTGTCGACATCGAGGACTTCATTTGCCAGAATGACATGCAGAGTGGCGTCAATGTTTGGGCCTTCCTGGATCTGATGAATTCTGGAGTTGTCACAAGAGGCGTTGATAGAGAATCCATTACCATGGCGATTGAAGAGGTCTATGGCGAGATAGTGGGCAATACTTTGAAAGAG gGATACTTGTGGAAGAAGGGCCATCTTCGTCGAAACTGGACAGAGCGATGGTTTTCGCTGAAGGTGAGCTCACTGGCCTACTACACCAGTGAGGACCGCAAAGACTGTAAAGGTGTCATCGAGATGGACCAAAACTGCTGTGTAGAG GTGCTGCCAgacagggagggaaagagatgtATGTTTTGTGTCAAGACACTCTCCAAAACCTATGAGATGAGCGCACCTGACACCAAACAGAGGCAAGAGTGGACCACAG CCATTCAGACAGCCATCCgactgtgtgtggaggggaagaCCTCCCTGCACCGGGAGCTGAAACTGCGGCGGCGTGACCAGCGCGAGGAACGCGAGAGGAGACGCGCGACCAAAGAGGAGGAGCTGCGGCGCCTGCGCCTCCTCCAGGACGAGCGGGAGCAGCGGCTGGTGGAGCTGGAGCTCCTGCAGGAGGCGCAACGGCAGGCCCAGGCCACgctggagcaggaggagcagaagaggcGCCTGCAGCACGAGCAGCTGCAGAGGGCCCTGCAGGAGCAGCTACAGGAGGccgaggag gctcgGGCAAACATGCAGGCGGAGATGGCCGCTAAGGAGGCAGAGGCGGAGCGTCAGCAGCGGCGGATCCGTGAGCTGGAGGCCATGCAGGTCCAGCTGGAGGAGGCGCTGCAGCTGGAGATCAGAGCCCGGCAGGACGAGGAGGCCTGCCGCAAGACACAGGCCCG ACTGCTGGCTGAGGAAGAGGATAAGATGAAGGCCTTGCTGACCCtccaggaggagcaggaggacttCATTCTCCGTACCCAGCGAGAGAAGCAGGAGCTCAGGCAGGAGATGGAGAACAAGTCCAAGGCTTTGGAGGAGGCCCAGCAGCAGCTGGAGAAAGTCAGGGCTAGCCGCCACAGAGTGGATCAGGACATTGCG GCTGCCCAGAGGAAACTACGCCAGGCCAGCACCAGTGTCAAGCACTGGAACATCCAGATGAACAGACTCATGCATCCCATCGgacctggag AAAGAAGAGCCTCTATCGGGGGAACTCCCACCACGCCGACACGTCTGTCATCCCTCAGGGACTCGGGGCTGCGTCTGTCACTGAAGTGCGCCGATAAAGAGGACAGAAAAGAGTCGCAGACGGGTGCTTATAGCAACAGCAGGCCTGTGGAGGAGAGTGACGCCTCTGGCGACGACACAGGAATTCCTATGCAAACCTCCAATGGGAGTATAGAGTCTGCCAACTGA
- the LOC121707368 gene encoding achaete-scute homolog 5-like: MNTFSHTFEQRPDLYNKASLQYGMSPPGAHGGHPHTSAEVFTRTVPFLFYPTGVDPGFYENSYRNTSTLIPYLPPFHGRFGVYECPFEPAFIQKRNERERQRVKCVNQGYAKLRDHLPGSTGEKRLSKVETLRAAIRYIKYLQGLVEGERREGAREKFNSHLKVDVLGDSDGGSTRSLSLPSSPGLYCEDTEGSGM; the protein is encoded by the coding sequence ATGAACACCTTTTCCCACACATTTGAGCAGCGACCTGACCTCTATAATAAGGCCAGTCTACAATATGGTATGTCTCCGCCTGGTGCACATGGTGGTCATCCTCATACCAGCGCTGAGGTGTTCACGCGCACCGTGCCCTTCCTCTTCTATCCGACAGGTGTAGACCCTGGATTTTATGAAAACTCATACCGAAACACCTCCACTCTTATCCCCTATTTGCCCCCTTTTCACGGGCGATTTGGCGTGTACGAGTGCCCGTTCGAACCTGCCTTCATCCAGAAACGCAATGAACGAGAGCGTCAGCGTGTCAAGTGCGTTAACCAGGGCTATGCTAAGCTAAGGGACCATCTACCTGGAAGCACCGGCGAGAAGCGCCTGAGCAAAGTGGAGACTCTTCGCGCCGCCATCCGCTACATCAAGTACCTGCAAGGTttggtggagggggagagacgAGAGGGAGCTCGGGAGAAATTCAATTCTCACCTCAAGGTCGACGTCTTAGGAGACAGCGATGGAGGATCAACGCGGTCGTTGTCTCTGCCTTCTTCTCCTGGACTCTACTGCGAGGATACTGAGGGGTCGGGAATGTAG